The nucleotide sequence ttttttctttttgtaatctaCTTGTCGTCCCACAGGCTTTGACGACTGATCACAAGTGATCTTCCCCTTCTCCCCCGTCCCCCCCACCTACCGAAACGTTTAGTCGTTCAAATCGTCCGTCGGGATGCTTCTGATGGTGTGACGAACGAACATCAGGACAAAAGCAAAGTGAcatacgaagaagaagaagaagaagaagaagaagaagaattaaaTGGATAGCGGAAACAAGTTGTTGGGTTCACACCGGATGCCTTTGATGGATGGGGTTGCGCCAGCTCTCTCACCCGAGTTCACGGGAATCCACCCGCTGCTTGATGGCAGGTGGGTGGGTGATCCACAAGGACATGCTCCCTCCTCATCGGCTGAAGCGACGGATGTTGATATCGTTCATGTGCATGCCATAGACAGTCTTGTGACCAATTGGagatttgaaaaagaaaagaagaagaagaagaagaagaagaagaagaacaagaagaagaagaagaagataatccGACAAAGCTGATGACCGGTGGAGTTGACCCGAGTGAGATGCCATCCACGCGTATCTCAGCAGCGACTGGCTTCTTCTGCCCACATGGACATTCATTCCCCACCAGCCAGAGTGGATGATGGATGGAAGAAAGTCTTTTAAAGAGTTTGGTATATAGCTCACCCCCACCACATGCAGCCGCTGTCCCTCTCCACATGCGACGGCTGGCCGGAGGAGACGACTCCAACCCCAGCCAGCAGCTTTCCAAGCAAAATGCCGGCGGGAAGGGAGCGTAAACGCTGCATCGCGTTTGTTTGTTTGCCTGTTGTTGTGGGCTCACGGGAATCTCTCGAATGCTGTCTGTCTTCGAAAAcaatatttacttttttttttctttttgtacagtcaaataagagatttgaatgaatatcttaaaatgattttagatcaaatcataagatctttttgaatttttttaaaaaaaaattatattagcaatCTCTAAATGTTGAAATGGctagtaaataaaaaaatttcaatataaagatacgatttgaaatatatatatcaaatatcaaaaattCCAAACGCACTCAAAGACCACTGTGACTTTTGACTAAAAGAAAGGTTTAGGGTGGTTGGCGGAGTGACCTAACCCACGATAATGCTTTCCCGTTTTCTAAGGTACACCATATAATACACATTTGTCATAGCTGATTGGGGTTCAACTTCGGACCAAAGTTGGTTGGTTGCGGGTCAGCATTCCATCATCTTGGATGAGTCTAATTATCAGGGTGGTCTGGCCCCCACACACAAGCGTACTTGGGGTCCACCTTGAACAAGTGTCATTCATTCTTAATCAAATCATAACAAAAGACGACCAAAGGATGATAGATAGATACGTATTATGTATGTCCGGCCTCTCACACACTATGGTTCAAATTAAGCACAAGCACACTGGAAAACCATGTCGATGAAAACTGAACCAAGTACGACTCTCCACACGTTCCTTCACGGTGCCACAAAGCATCTCCCAAGTATGATACTTCACACATTCCCTCGGGGTGCCAGAAACCATGTAAATGAAATACTCGTTTTATCTTTGGCACTTTACAGCAGAAAAGATATATGTATCATCgattaacaacaacaacaacaacaataacaaagccaGATGACCAGAAATACTTCGGCATCATCGTTACATCACTAATACTCTTCCTTCCTTTGTAAGTTCAATATCATCATTATGTCATCATAAGACCGACCATCCTCATCTGCTCGAGTCCACTATGATCAGAACTTATACGAGAGCATGATGACGAGTGGAGAAAGTATATCGGGAATGCCAGAGTCATCATTTTCACCTTTTCCAGTAAGAGTAGCTCTATCGACCAAAGCTCTCTCACAATTGCACTCAAATATAACAGGTTGGCATGACCCACAACATTCGGCGGCGGCGATCGCTCAAAATGATGACCAGTTCAAAGTACATTCAACTTGACAGAAAGTGGAACTTCGATTCCACATAGCCCTCGGCTTCCCACAGAAAGGTCCCAAATGCAACTGCCTCCAAGACTAACATTGTCAGGCCAGAGAAAGTTATTCCCACAACTTCATCATTTGGAGTTTCCAGAGACCCATCATCTGCTATCCTTATGTCTGGCCTCCCAAACAGGGCCTGCGTCTGCTTCTCAATCAATGAAATAGATTCCTTAGACCTTATGGTTGCATATCTCTGCAATGTCTCCGCATCCAAGTACATGACATAGGACCTCAATCTATAAGGCTTTGTCTCATCAccatcaaagtcatcatcatctgaTGAAATCTGCACCATAGACTCCAAGTCCCATAGTGGGTTAGGCTTCAATTCGTCAAATATTCTCTGACCCCTGGGCTTCGTCGGAAGGGTCTTCATAGTCCTTTCAAGTTGGTATCTTTCATCTACTCTTTTGAGGAAATATCCGTACATGATAGAGGCTGCATAAAGCTTCCCGAGTTTAAGTTTGCTAATTTGGGCGACAGTATTCAGTGGGCCACCCACTCTTTCTCCGAGAATAAGGGTTAAATGGCTCTGTATCATCTCCAGAGCATCAGGAGAGTGCATGCTTTCCAATTTATGTTCTTGATTGGGCCATGAGTCCACCCGATATGTAGGATCCGTGGATGCAGTTACCGTGGGGATCATATCGATTTCCTTCTCCATGAATTTTTGTACAATCAAGCAGTAGATAATCTCCTCTAAAGCCTTATGCCTCTCTTTTTCTTTGACTTCTGCAATTCTCCTGGATGTTATCATGAGCTAGCTCAGTTTTAAGATATACTGAAACAAAATACATGCAACAAAAGAAGAATCTGTAAAAATAATGTTTCTTTTAACAGATTAAcaaaaactcttgctagaaagtcgATCGTTTATCCATAAAGCCCAATCGAAATCTTCCTGTCATGTAGCTAATCCTGCATACTTCAATCTGTTTGGTTTTGTCCTTGTTGTCATTTTTCTTTCATCCCCCTTCTTTTGTTCATTGTTCATGGTTTTCGTGTTGGTGATAGGCCACTAACAAGTAGCATTACAAAGTTCATAGTTTCTTCTGAGATTTGCATTGAGATATATCACTTGAAAACCATGGACGTCAAAAAATATGCAAATGAATAGATAAGCAGAAGCTCAAACTCGTGTAGGAACCAAGAGGAGCAGCATCAACTTTCAACATGGAATTTTTAGAAATACTAAATGACACCTCTGAAACTTAAACACAGAGGAGCATGACAACTGACTGAAGATCTAAGGAAATCCTGTTTAAACTTGCTGCATGGTTGCATTCAGAAAAGGAAATCTAGAATGATCTTGTAACTTACAAGCAATCAAGGTTTTGCTGCTTATGTAGCTAATCAGTACCACTGTTCTACATTCCATTTTCAAACAATATGCCATAAAATGCTTTTTCATTGAATTACCAAAAGAAAATTGAAAGACTTATGAGACTGCAACACACACGGGATTAATAATAAACATATTTACTAAGTACCTATCATATTTGTAGATTATATGTATGTGGTTGGTTTGTAAGGGTTCTTCCAGAGGGTTTTCCGCAGCTTTATGTGCTTATCGAAACACATCAGGGCAAAACTAGAGGCATCAGCTAAAGATAATTGTAAGGTCGAAGGTAAACAGGATATTGGCACAAACCTGTTTGAGTCCATTTGTCTTCCAACGTACACTCAAATGAGTGATTAACTAGGTATGAGGCtaaatttatgaaaataattGCTTTGACAACCACAACTGGCAATGAATCTATATGGATGTACAAATCTACATATATTCATGGATAATCATATTATTCATCCAAAACAAATTGTTCCAAAGAGATCATTAGAATATAAACATCCAAGGAGATATGAAACAATTCTTCATAAAAATATAAGTCAAAAAGTAGATATTGCAGTGAGATTTTTATGAATGTATACATTGCGTAGATAATATAAGACAAAATGATCTGTTAAGAATATATAATCTATAGTTTaggaaaaattttaaaaagagaCATCCTGCGTAGTTAAGGCAGGAAAAACAAACTGACACAAAAGAGATATTATAAGTAGATAATTAAAGACACTTATTATaagtaaattataattaaaataataccaGGATatttggatatctagatccagatCAGGATATAGACACATCTTGTGTATTCATTTCTATCCAGCTTTTTCTGTTTCTGCAGTTTCATAAGGATTTATTTGTTTGTACAAGTGCATTCAGACATGTCAGGAATCCAAAACCCTCACCTGACCACATTTTCAGTTTTccatttcttatttatttttcttctcaGGTAACTTGCATATTAATCCAGATGAACAGGGACTGCACATGTAAGAAGTGTTCTATATTCTATTGCCAAAATAATGGACATCCAAGTGCCATGGACAAAGCATCTGATATCTTATTTCAAAAAAAGCTTCTAAGTTTTGAATTGAAAAACTTTATTACAAATTATAAGTGTTTGGTAGTTGATGTGTGGATTGCATTATAATGAACCAGAAATTCTAagaattgataatatttttttccattttttctcatcaaaaatattttgtgaGATATAACATCATAGGACACAATAGGATAAATTACACATGAAATGGACTCTAAGAGGGAATAGCAAAGCGAAATAACATCATAGCTGCTGAAGCACACATCGACTGATCTTTTGATGCACAAAAACGAGAATGCCTCATGACTACTTATCTACGAATACTTCTAGTAGAGGTCTAAACATGAAAAACAAGCAACAGAAGTTAATCCTAGAAATTTGAAACTTGAGCAGATAAATATATAACTCCTTTGTAAACCTGTAAAGGGGGAGGTCTTGAGAAGCTACTGGAGTTTTTGCATTCTCAGCATCAATGTCAGAGTGAAGCCTCTCAAGCTGCTGATCTATCGCAGCTGGGAGCAGATGAGGGTGGGTTTGCATTATTTGTGACAGAAGCTGACCAGTTGGAGATTCAAATTGAAGTGGGGCAATCGGTGTTTGGCCATCACTAGAATTTCCCAGTGCTCTCACTTGTAAGATTCTTGTTCGGTGATTTTCTAATCGGATACCAATCTTGGGCCAACCAATAGAACTCTGGAAAACGTAACAACACAGTACAGTAATAAGAACATCAATGCTTTCACTCAAATAATCAACACTAAatgtttctgaaaaaaaaaagatataataacTGGGATAAATTTATGAAGCCCAAACCTTTCATTTATAAAATCAGAGAGGCATGTAAAGGACGATGGTTAAAAAAAGGAAGATGTTACAAAGCCAAATCCCTGCAGGATAGGCCCTCCATGCAAAATGTTCCATCCATCATCAGTATCAGAGAACCTAAAAACAGATTCCCTGTGCTTCTGCCACTAAAATGCATCACAACAAAAATTCCCATAGTCTTTTTCCTGTCTATGTTCGTAAAATGATGTAGCCTAACTTATAAAGATACCATATCATTTTTAAGTCTCAGTGAAATTAAAGTTCAAACAATGTTGTTCACAGACTCACTTTTACTATACAATCTATGATGCACCAAGGAAAAGCATCAAGAATTAAAATTTGACTTTGCAACAGAAATTTAAAGCTATTCTCTTTGGCACATTGGAAAATGATACTTCCATCATATGGGCTTCTATTGCTGATCCCTGAGACACTTGGGCCAATTTACCCTTTCCACTTTGTATACGTACAAAATTCAAAGTCAAATGACTAGATTGCTTAATATGTACATCTTTTTCAAATAATTACTGGAAATATGAAAATCTTCAAAGTAATGGTAGGCTTCATTGAACTCTAAAAGTTGTTGACGTTGTTCCTCACTCGTTTAAACAGAGCCAAGTAAACTTGTCTAGAATAGCAACACTAGCAATACAGTGTCATCTAGACCTTTCTGTACCAGAGAAAGTACCAGGATTATTATCCAAGGCTTATAAATTGCAACTAGCAAACGAGTTGCTATATACGCTCTTCCTGTTCAATAAAGCTGCAGTGATCAGACAATTCG is from Musa acuminata AAA Group cultivar baxijiao chromosome BXJ3-8, Cavendish_Baxijiao_AAA, whole genome shotgun sequence and encodes:
- the LOC103994576 gene encoding UV-B-induced protein At3g17800, chloroplastic, with the protein product MRSWGVAADSAVLLQPAAAGFRAPAADFRHLASSFCHPDLRPSFSAKSSIGWPKIGIRLENHRTRILQVRALGNSSDGQTPIAPLQFESPTGQLLSQIMQTHPHLLPAAIDQQLERLHSDIDAENAKTPVASQDLPLYRRIAEVKEKERHKALEEIIYCLIVQKFMEKEIDMIPTVTASTDPTYRVDSWPNQEHKLESMHSPDALEMIQSHLTLILGERVGGPLNTVAQISKLKLGKLYAASIMYGYFLKRVDERYQLERTMKTLPTKPRGQRIFDELKPNPLWDLESMVQISSDDDDFDGDETKPYRLRSYVMYLDAETLQRYATIRSKESISLIEKQTQALFGRPDIRIADDGSLETPNDEVVGITFSGLTMLVLEAVAFGTFLWEAEGYVESKFHFLSS